In Aequorivita sp. H23M31, a single window of DNA contains:
- a CDS encoding DUF4292 domain-containing protein: MKYLKSVLLSGSDSKWVHRMVPIKIRRISVLVGILATFIFTSCGPSKAITTDIKETSTKNLIASHLTTMPEFETLAGRVQLSYDTEKKSQSVAVSLRMEKDKTIWVKASILGITLAKVLITPESVSYYETIGKTYFEGDFSLLGEWIGTPINFEQAQNLLLGQSIFHLDASRYSSEIFEQKFKLLPKRQPENFIHSLFLNPGNFRIALETLAQPDHDRILNVRYGNYQQIGGQYFPVDISIITTEEQSQTKIELIYKKIDLNVDISFPFDIPSGYEKIEL; this comes from the coding sequence ATGAAATATTTAAAATCGGTTTTATTATCGGGTTCGGATTCTAAATGGGTACACAGAATGGTACCTATTAAAATTCGTCGAATTTCTGTACTCGTAGGAATATTAGCAACTTTTATTTTCACCTCTTGTGGCCCTTCTAAAGCAATCACGACCGATATTAAGGAAACCTCCACCAAAAATCTTATCGCTTCTCACCTAACTACGATGCCAGAGTTTGAAACCTTGGCGGGAAGAGTTCAATTGAGCTACGACACTGAAAAAAAATCCCAAAGCGTAGCCGTAAGCCTGCGCATGGAAAAGGATAAAACTATCTGGGTTAAGGCCTCCATATTGGGGATTACTTTGGCCAAGGTGCTGATTACTCCAGAAAGTGTGAGTTATTACGAAACCATCGGGAAAACTTATTTTGAAGGTGATTTTTCATTGTTAGGAGAATGGATTGGAACTCCCATAAACTTTGAACAAGCGCAAAATCTTTTATTGGGGCAATCGATTTTTCATCTAGATGCCTCCAGATACTCTTCGGAAATATTTGAACAGAAGTTTAAGTTGCTTCCAAAAAGACAGCCCGAAAATTTTATACATTCGCTTTTTCTAAACCCAGGAAATTTCAGAATAGCTTTGGAAACACTAGCCCAGCCAGATCACGACCGAATATTAAACGTTCGTTATGGCAATTATCAGCAAATTGGTGGGCAATATTTCCCAGTGGATATTTCCATTATAACTACAGAAGAACAATCCCAGACCAAAATAGAACTGATCTACAAAAAAATAGATTTAAACGTAGATATCAGTTTTCCATTTGACATTCCTTCGGGATATGAAAAAATTGAACTGTAA
- a CDS encoding tetratricopeptide repeat protein, producing MITKKILFSIFIFGVFLLPKALIAQEKPTDSIQNPMDQLGIQEDKFQENFFEALKQKAIENHELALAALNKAKDVAKTPEENAVVFFEMGKNYAALKVYDEAEVDYKKVLDILGDRLDVLQHLYDLYYQEKDYEKALPLVRRLIPYDEDYKEDLANLLTLTKNYDEAIAQLDELDNIWGESDIRNALRAQIYRATGNTAGAIENLEQKIDSNPKNEKEYLSLIFLYSEQDNKEKAFETAKNLLKSNPKSQLVHLALYKFYLDEGNTTEALKSMKIVFSSNQIDEESKYRVLGDFIQFVNKNPEYEQDLEAMATLFSEENGGKVYEKLGDYFSSKSQKEQALHFYEKGIAHSLDNYNLLKNTLLLQLDVKKYNEAAALSEKGLEIFPAQALLYLLNGVANNGLEKFSDAIESLETGLDFLLDDPQMEFDFYNQLQVAYTAKNDLKKAKFYSEKASQIQSSN from the coding sequence ATGATTACTAAAAAAATACTCTTTTCAATTTTTATTTTTGGGGTTTTCCTTCTCCCCAAGGCTCTAATTGCCCAAGAAAAACCCACAGATTCCATCCAAAACCCAATGGACCAACTGGGAATACAAGAAGATAAATTTCAGGAAAACTTTTTTGAAGCTTTAAAACAAAAGGCAATTGAAAATCATGAGTTGGCCTTAGCTGCTTTAAATAAAGCAAAAGACGTGGCCAAAACTCCGGAGGAGAACGCAGTAGTTTTTTTTGAAATGGGGAAAAATTATGCTGCCTTAAAGGTCTATGACGAGGCAGAAGTGGATTATAAAAAGGTTTTGGATATTTTAGGTGACCGATTGGATGTCCTTCAGCATCTTTATGATTTATACTACCAAGAAAAGGATTATGAAAAGGCGCTTCCACTTGTACGAAGGTTGATCCCTTATGATGAGGACTACAAAGAAGATCTTGCCAATCTTTTAACGCTCACCAAAAACTATGATGAGGCCATCGCGCAGTTGGACGAACTAGATAACATTTGGGGAGAGAGTGATATTCGAAATGCTCTTCGTGCGCAAATATATCGGGCAACGGGAAATACAGCAGGTGCTATTGAAAATTTAGAGCAAAAAATTGATAGTAATCCGAAGAATGAAAAGGAATATTTGAGTCTAATATTTCTTTATAGTGAACAAGACAATAAGGAAAAAGCTTTTGAAACGGCAAAAAACCTATTGAAGAGCAATCCAAAATCGCAGCTAGTCCACTTGGCCCTCTATAAATTTTATTTGGATGAAGGAAATACTACAGAAGCCCTGAAATCCATGAAGATCGTTTTTTCTTCCAATCAGATCGATGAGGAAAGTAAATATCGGGTTCTAGGAGATTTTATTCAGTTTGTCAATAAAAATCCAGAATATGAACAGGATTTGGAAGCTATGGCAACTCTGTTTTCAGAAGAAAATGGCGGTAAAGTTTATGAGAAGTTAGGAGATTATTTTTCGTCGAAATCTCAAAAAGAACAAGCCTTGCATTTCTATGAAAAGGGAATTGCGCATTCTCTGGACAATTATAATTTACTAAAAAACACACTCTTGCTTCAGTTAGATGTTAAAAAATATAATGAAGCCGCAGCACTTAGCGAAAAAGGACTGGAAATTTTCCCCGCCCAGGCGCTATTGTATTTATTGAATGGTGTTGCCAACAATGGTCTCGAAAAGTTTTCGGATGCTATTGAAAGTTTGGAAACGGGCTTAGATTTTTTACTTGATGATCCACAAATGGAATTTGACTTTTACAACCAACTACAAGTAGCCTATACTGCCAAAAACGATTTAAAAAAGGCTAAATTCTATTCTGAAAAAGCATCCCAAATCCAATCGTCGAATTAA
- a CDS encoding sugar nucleotidyltransferase — protein MKIIVPMAGRGSRLRPHTLTVPKPLIPVAGKPIVHRLVEDIVGVLNEEIDEIAFILGDPAFFGDEVVESLKELAKGLGAKPSIYRQLDPKGTGHAIMCAEDSLSGPAVIAYADTLIRADFDLDKEADAVIWTKKVDNPEAYGVVNLNEKEEIIELVEKPKEYVSDQAVIGIYYFKDVAQLKQELQYVLDNNIINGGEYQINDGIKRMMAQGKVFKTGTVNEWMDCGNKEVTVETNQRMLRFLSEDHEELISKNIQNENSKIFEPCFIDEGVVLKNCTVGPYASIGKNTIIENSTVKNSIIQTNSTIRNAHLDSAMIGNYAIFDGKFTNVSIGDYSELK, from the coding sequence ATGAAAATAATTGTCCCAATGGCGGGTCGAGGTAGCCGTCTTAGACCACATACATTAACAGTACCAAAACCATTAATCCCAGTTGCGGGTAAACCAATCGTACATCGTTTGGTAGAAGATATTGTGGGAGTTTTAAATGAAGAAATAGATGAAATTGCTTTTATTCTTGGCGATCCAGCTTTTTTTGGAGATGAAGTGGTAGAAAGTTTAAAGGAATTGGCCAAAGGTTTGGGAGCAAAACCAAGTATCTACCGTCAACTTGATCCAAAGGGAACCGGCCATGCCATAATGTGCGCAGAGGATTCTTTGTCGGGTCCCGCCGTTATTGCTTATGCAGACACTTTAATCCGTGCGGATTTTGATTTGGATAAGGAGGCCGACGCTGTAATCTGGACCAAAAAAGTGGACAATCCAGAGGCTTATGGAGTAGTAAATCTTAATGAAAAAGAGGAGATAATCGAATTGGTCGAAAAGCCGAAAGAATATGTTAGCGATCAGGCCGTTATAGGTATCTACTATTTTAAGGATGTGGCACAGCTTAAACAGGAATTGCAGTACGTTTTGGACAACAACATCATAAACGGTGGAGAATACCAGATTAATGATGGTATAAAAAGAATGATGGCCCAAGGGAAAGTTTTTAAAACTGGAACGGTTAATGAGTGGATGGATTGCGGAAATAAGGAAGTGACGGTGGAAACAAACCAGAGGATGCTTCGTTTTCTTTCTGAGGATCATGAGGAGTTAATTTCGAAAAATATTCAAAATGAAAACTCCAAAATCTTTGAACCCTGCTTTATTGATGAGGGAGTGGTTTTAAAAAACTGTACAGTTGGACCTTACGCATCGATCGGTAAAAACACAATAATTGAAAACAGCACGGTAAAGAATAGCATTATCCAGACGAATTCCACGATCCGAAATGCACATTTGGACAGCGCGATGATTGGCAATTATGCTATTTTTGATGGAAAGTTTACCAATGTTAGCATCGGGGATTATTCGGAGTTGAAATAA
- the dut gene encoding dUTP diphosphatase, whose translation MKIKIINNSGFPLPSYETIASAGMDLRACVTESSTLKPLQRAIVKTGLFIELPIGHEAQVRPRSGLAAKKGITVLNSPGTIDADYRGEIGVILVNLSNDDFTIQHGERIAQLVIAKHERAVWEEVEELGETSRGAGGFGSTGTK comes from the coding sequence TTGAAAATAAAAATCATAAACAATTCTGGATTCCCGTTGCCATCTTACGAAACTATCGCTTCTGCCGGAATGGATTTGCGGGCTTGTGTAACGGAATCTTCAACGCTTAAACCCCTGCAACGCGCCATTGTAAAAACGGGACTTTTCATTGAATTGCCGATCGGCCATGAAGCCCAAGTTCGACCAAGAAGCGGACTGGCTGCCAAAAAAGGAATTACAGTTCTAAATTCCCCTGGAACCATCGATGCGGACTATCGGGGAGAGATTGGCGTAATTTTGGTAAATCTCTCTAACGACGATTTTACCATCCAACACGGAGAACGAATCGCACAGCTGGTAATTGCCAAACACGAACGGGCGGTTTGGGAAGAAGTGGAGGAATTGGGTGAAACCTCACGAGGTGCCGGAGGTTTTGGAAGTACGGGAACAAAATAA
- a CDS encoding oligosaccharide flippase family protein: MALFKKLFKQTFIYGLATVLPRILSVILVPLYVEVLLPEEYGVYASLMAFLILGNVLLSYGMETAFFRFVTKGNTNQKVVQSTTLTSLTVSSIVFLAVTLLFRNYLAEISEFKVEYVTYGLWILALDALVVLPFVWFRVNEKPMRYAVIKILNVCINLGLNLFFFLILPKLAVPGSFWEPMWNPENKVSYVFIANLIASALTLLMVSGLYLKIGFGFSKSIWKQMMKYAIPVLIAGIAFSVNEAFDRILLKYLLPQDIAEVQVGLYSACYKLGMFMTLFVMAFRLGIEPFFFNYSDQGNAKTTYAAITKYFTLFGCLILLVVIIYIDIFKRILIPNSQYWEALKIVPLILLANLFLGIYHNLSVWYKVTDRTKFGAYISVFSAIITLVLNYLLIPYIGYIGSAIATLAAYGSMMVLSYLYGQKYYRVPYDLKKTGGLLFLAILFSGISFYGLRGNIWVGTLLLLVFVAILVYSEKNEFLRIIRK; encoded by the coding sequence TTGGCACTTTTCAAAAAACTGTTTAAACAGACTTTTATTTATGGGCTTGCTACTGTTTTGCCCAGAATTCTATCTGTTATTTTGGTTCCGCTCTACGTGGAAGTTTTATTGCCGGAAGAGTACGGAGTTTACGCTAGTTTGATGGCATTCCTCATTTTGGGGAATGTTCTTCTCTCCTATGGAATGGAAACTGCTTTTTTCCGGTTTGTCACCAAGGGAAACACCAATCAGAAAGTTGTTCAGTCAACTACACTTACTTCCCTTACGGTTTCTTCAATTGTTTTCTTGGCAGTCACTTTATTATTTCGAAATTATTTAGCGGAAATATCTGAATTTAAGGTGGAATACGTAACCTACGGTCTTTGGATATTAGCATTAGATGCTTTGGTGGTTCTCCCCTTCGTATGGTTCAGGGTCAATGAAAAACCTATGCGCTATGCGGTGATTAAGATTTTAAACGTGTGCATAAATTTGGGGCTGAATCTATTCTTCTTTCTTATTCTTCCGAAACTCGCAGTTCCCGGGAGTTTTTGGGAACCGATGTGGAATCCGGAGAATAAAGTTTCTTATGTATTTATTGCAAATTTAATTGCCAGTGCGCTGACTCTATTGATGGTTTCAGGACTCTATTTGAAAATTGGTTTTGGTTTCAGTAAAAGCATTTGGAAGCAAATGATGAAGTATGCAATTCCGGTACTTATCGCGGGAATAGCATTTAGCGTAAATGAAGCTTTTGACAGAATCCTTTTAAAATATCTTTTACCCCAGGATATTGCTGAGGTCCAAGTTGGTCTTTACTCGGCGTGCTATAAACTCGGAATGTTTATGACCCTCTTTGTGATGGCATTTCGATTAGGAATCGAACCGTTTTTCTTCAATTATTCCGATCAGGGAAATGCGAAAACTACCTATGCGGCAATCACGAAATATTTCACCCTTTTTGGTTGTCTTATTCTACTTGTGGTAATAATTTATATCGATATTTTTAAACGAATCTTAATTCCGAACAGCCAATATTGGGAAGCGTTAAAGATTGTTCCCTTGATACTTTTAGCTAATTTGTTTTTGGGAATTTATCACAATCTTTCCGTTTGGTATAAGGTTACGGACAGAACGAAATTTGGGGCTTACATCTCGGTTTTTTCCGCAATAATCACCCTGGTCCTCAACTATCTTCTTATTCCCTACATCGGCTATATCGGTTCCGCTATTGCCACCCTCGCAGCCTATGGAAGTATGATGGTGCTTTCGTACCTTTACGGACAAAAGTATTACCGAGTTCCTTACGATTTGAAAAAAACTGGAGGGCTGTTGTTTTTAGCTATCTTATTTTCGGGAATTTCATTTTATGGACTTCGTGGAAATATTTGGGTAGGAACGTTGTTATTACTTGTGTTTGTTGCCATTTTGGTTTATTCCGAAAAGAATGAATTTTTAAGGATCATCAGAAAATAG
- the serS gene encoding serine--tRNA ligase, which yields MLQVNEIRENKEKYVQALSKRGLNVESTFDEILSLDEERRSSQAKLDEVLAQSNSYSKEIGKLFKSGEVEKANGLKQQTVELKETSKQLNEKMMSAAEKLQQLLYTLPNIPNELVPAGTDEKDNLEVFKEGEIPKLVDGALPHWELAKKYDLIEFELGVKVTGAGFPVYKGKGARLQRAMIAYFLDKNISAGYTEYQVPLLVNEASGYGTGQLPDKEGQMYHVGIDDLYLIPTSEVPVTNMFRGDLLNHSDFPIMCTSYTPCFRREAGSYGAHVRGLNRLHQFDKVELVRIEHPDNSYAALDGMVEHVKGILRELELPYRVLRLCGGDLGFTSAMTYDFEVFSTAQDRWLEISSVSNFETFQANRLKLRFKDTDGKNKLAHTLNGSSLALPRVLAGILENYQTEDGIKIPEVLVPYCGFDFIN from the coding sequence ATGCTACAAGTAAACGAAATTCGAGAGAATAAAGAAAAATATGTGCAAGCCCTTTCAAAGAGAGGTTTGAATGTGGAATCTACATTTGATGAAATTTTGTCCCTAGATGAAGAACGAAGAAGTTCGCAAGCGAAATTGGATGAGGTTTTGGCTCAAAGTAATTCTTATTCAAAAGAAATAGGGAAACTCTTTAAAAGCGGAGAAGTTGAAAAAGCAAATGGATTAAAACAGCAAACGGTTGAATTGAAGGAAACTTCAAAGCAATTGAATGAAAAGATGATGAGTGCTGCCGAAAAGCTTCAGCAGTTACTTTATACACTTCCCAACATTCCAAACGAGTTGGTTCCTGCTGGTACCGATGAAAAGGACAATCTCGAGGTTTTCAAAGAAGGAGAAATCCCAAAACTTGTTGATGGCGCATTACCCCACTGGGAACTTGCAAAAAAATACGACTTGATCGAATTTGAACTTGGCGTTAAGGTTACTGGTGCTGGGTTTCCAGTTTATAAAGGAAAAGGCGCTAGACTGCAAAGAGCGATGATTGCCTATTTTCTGGATAAAAATATTTCCGCTGGTTATACAGAATATCAAGTGCCGCTTTTGGTCAATGAAGCTTCGGGATACGGAACTGGACAATTGCCCGATAAGGAAGGCCAGATGTATCATGTAGGTATAGACGATTTATATTTAATTCCAACTTCCGAAGTCCCCGTTACAAATATGTTCCGTGGCGATTTGTTGAACCATTCCGATTTTCCAATAATGTGTACTTCTTACACACCTTGTTTCCGCCGTGAGGCTGGAAGTTACGGTGCGCACGTTCGTGGTTTAAATCGCTTGCATCAGTTTGATAAAGTGGAATTGGTAAGAATAGAGCATCCAGATAATTCCTATGCCGCCTTGGATGGAATGGTAGAACACGTGAAAGGAATTCTTCGTGAATTGGAATTGCCATATAGAGTTCTTCGACTTTGTGGCGGAGATCTTGGTTTTACATCGGCTATGACTTATGATTTCGAAGTATTCTCTACTGCTCAAGATAGATGGCTGGAGATTTCATCTGTTTCCAACTTCGAAACTTTTCAGGCCAACCGTTTAAAACTTCGATTTAAAGATACCGATGGCAAAAATAAATTGGCACATACTTTAAATGGCAGTTCTTTGGCGTTACCTCGTGTTCTTGCAGGCATTCTAGAAAATTATCAAACTGAAGATGGAATAAAGATTCCGGAAGTACTAGTTCCTTACTGCGGCTTCGATTTTATAAATTAA
- a CDS encoding HTTM domain-containing protein, whose product MNKFLFKQIDNINLVLFRAVFGLLITIEAFGALATGWVKRNLVDPPFTFNFIGFDFLQYLQGDLMYYYFALMGIFGVFVMLGYKYRVSIIGYAILWTGAYLMQKSSYNNHYYLMMLLCWIMAFLPAHRWFSIDAKIHPEIKSPSMPRWVLLILILQVWIVYTYASVAKFYPSWLDATAPALFMSGKEDYWLIGDFLQLNWVHWAMAYTGIFFDLLIVPLMLWRRTRILGFVVSVFFHLFNSVVFQIGIFPYMSIAFALFFFSPETLGKRFLPNKKIYNAGEVIVPQHKNLIVAVFSIYFLFQLGLPLRHWFFKDDVLWTEEGHRLSWRMMLRSRSGTLNVYVADKENGNRERYDFSEILGHKQNASVRTKPDLMWQLAQKIKEVEAKKGRDVAVYMEAFVSINHGPYFPFTDVNVDLAAEEWHPFRHSDWILHSPMDYNTK is encoded by the coding sequence GTGAATAAATTTCTCTTTAAACAGATAGACAATATTAATCTCGTCCTTTTCAGAGCGGTTTTTGGTCTATTGATTACAATAGAAGCTTTTGGCGCTTTAGCTACAGGCTGGGTGAAACGAAATCTGGTGGACCCCCCTTTTACGTTTAATTTTATCGGATTCGATTTTCTGCAATATCTCCAAGGTGATTTAATGTACTATTATTTCGCACTAATGGGAATATTTGGAGTATTTGTAATGCTGGGTTACAAATATCGCGTAAGTATAATTGGGTATGCCATACTATGGACGGGCGCATATTTAATGCAAAAATCAAGTTATAACAATCATTATTACCTTATGATGCTTCTCTGCTGGATTATGGCATTCTTACCAGCACACAGATGGTTTTCAATAGATGCCAAAATTCATCCAGAAATTAAATCGCCATCTATGCCGCGATGGGTATTGTTGATTCTGATTTTACAGGTTTGGATTGTTTATACTTATGCCTCCGTTGCCAAATTTTATCCCAGCTGGTTAGACGCAACCGCTCCAGCACTATTTATGTCGGGAAAAGAAGATTATTGGTTAATCGGCGATTTTCTTCAACTCAATTGGGTTCATTGGGCGATGGCCTATACAGGTATTTTCTTCGATTTGCTTATTGTTCCTCTCATGCTTTGGCGTCGAACGCGGATTTTGGGTTTTGTAGTTTCCGTATTTTTTCATCTCTTTAATTCGGTTGTTTTCCAAATAGGAATATTCCCTTATATGTCTATAGCATTTGCCTTATTCTTCTTCTCACCGGAAACACTTGGAAAACGCTTTCTTCCGAATAAAAAGATATATAATGCTGGAGAAGTGATTGTTCCACAACATAAAAATTTAATTGTTGCTGTCTTTTCGATTTATTTCCTTTTTCAGCTCGGTCTTCCATTGCGTCATTGGTTTTTTAAGGATGATGTGCTCTGGACCGAAGAAGGTCATCGACTGAGCTGGCGGATGATGCTACGCTCTCGAAGTGGAACATTGAATGTGTATGTAGCAGATAAAGAAAACGGAAATAGGGAAAGATATGATTTTTCTGAAATCTTAGGACATAAACAAAATGCCTCTGTAAGAACAAAACCCGATTTAATGTGGCAATTGGCCCAGAAAATTAAGGAAGTTGAAGCCAAAAAAGGGAGAGATGTTGCGGTCTATATGGAAGCCTTTGTGAGCATAAATCACGGTCCCTACTTTCCCTTTACAGATGTAAATGTAGATTTAGCCGCAGAGGAATGGCATCCGTTTAGACATAGTGATTGGATCTTGCATTCGCCAATGGATTATAATACGAAATAA
- a CDS encoding bifunctional riboflavin kinase/FAD synthetase: MKKYTSASAYKNDRQSVVTIGTFDGVHRGHKAILKRLVETAEKENLDSVVLTFFPHPRMVLQQDDELKLINTIEERTQLLEQTGLGHLVIHPFTHAFSRLTALEYVRDILVNSLKAKKIIIGYDHRFGRNRTANIENLKEFGITYGFEVEEISAKEIDDVAVSSTKIRKALGRGDLETANNYLGYNFMITGEVVRGKAIGRTINYPTANLKLKEKYKLIPKNGVYVVQSILNGIKFFGITSIGTNPTVGGMEKTIETYLLDFNDDLYGKDITIEFLKFIREEETFESIERLRQEIEKDEKFAKDYLENRE; this comes from the coding sequence TTGAAGAAATACACCTCCGCTTCAGCTTATAAAAATGATCGTCAAAGCGTGGTTACTATCGGCACGTTTGATGGCGTTCATCGTGGTCATAAAGCGATTCTAAAACGTCTCGTAGAAACCGCAGAGAAAGAAAATCTTGATTCGGTAGTGCTCACATTTTTTCCCCATCCAAGAATGGTACTCCAACAGGATGATGAACTGAAACTAATAAATACAATTGAAGAGCGCACTCAGTTGCTAGAGCAAACCGGACTTGGTCATTTGGTAATCCATCCGTTTACGCACGCTTTTTCTAGACTAACGGCCTTGGAATATGTGCGGGATATTCTTGTAAATAGTCTGAAAGCCAAGAAAATCATTATAGGTTACGACCATCGCTTTGGCAGAAATAGGACTGCCAATATTGAAAATCTTAAGGAGTTCGGGATTACTTACGGATTTGAGGTAGAAGAAATTTCAGCCAAGGAAATAGATGATGTGGCAGTAAGTTCTACGAAAATCCGAAAGGCCTTGGGCCGTGGCGACCTTGAAACTGCTAATAATTATTTGGGTTACAATTTCATGATTACGGGAGAAGTAGTCCGCGGAAAAGCAATAGGAAGGACAATCAACTATCCAACGGCCAACTTGAAATTAAAAGAAAAGTATAAGCTCATTCCCAAAAATGGAGTTTATGTTGTTCAATCTATTTTAAACGGTATCAAATTTTTCGGAATAACGAGTATTGGTACCAATCCAACTGTTGGTGGAATGGAAAAAACCATAGAAACCTACCTCCTTGATTTTAACGATGATCTTTATGGGAAGGATATTACGATTGAATTTTTAAAATTCATCAGAGAGGAAGAAACTTTCGAATCTATTGAACGCTTGCGCCAGGAAATAGAAAAAGATGAAAAATTTGCCAAGGATTATTTAGAAAACCGTGAATAA
- the pth gene encoding aminoacyl-tRNA hydrolase, giving the protein MLTFFKNILSPQREQIISEEDAMKKFLIVGLGNIGPKYAHTRHNIGFKILDFYAEKKSLSWETAKLGDITTHKVKGRTLILLKPSTFMNLSGKAVKFWMEKEKIPLENLMVITDDLNLAFGTIRIKTKGSDGGHNGLKDIQNILQTTNYNRFRFGISDAFAKGRQIDYVLGEWDSEEEKLLPERLEKSCEIIESFPLAGMNITMNTFNGK; this is encoded by the coding sequence ATGCTTACGTTTTTTAAAAATATCCTTTCGCCGCAGCGAGAACAGATAATTTCTGAAGAAGATGCTATGAAAAAATTCCTTATCGTTGGACTTGGAAATATAGGTCCAAAATATGCACATACCCGTCATAACATCGGTTTTAAAATTCTAGATTTCTATGCCGAAAAAAAATCTCTTTCTTGGGAAACGGCAAAATTGGGAGATATTACAACACATAAAGTAAAAGGAAGAACTCTTATATTATTGAAACCCAGCACCTTTATGAACTTAAGTGGCAAGGCCGTGAAGTTTTGGATGGAAAAAGAGAAAATCCCTTTGGAAAATCTGATGGTTATTACCGATGACCTAAATTTGGCTTTCGGTACAATTCGTATTAAAACAAAAGGAAGTGACGGCGGCCACAATGGTCTTAAAGATATCCAGAATATACTTCAAACTACTAATTACAATCGCTTTCGATTTGGCATAAGCGATGCTTTTGCCAAGGGGAGACAAATAGATTACGTTTTAGGTGAATGGGATTCTGAAGAGGAAAAACTATTGCCGGAAAGATTGGAGAAAAGCTGCGAAATAATAGAGTCCTTTCCTTTAGCGGGAATGAATATTACCATGAATACATTTAACGGAAAATAA
- a CDS encoding 50S ribosomal protein L25/general stress protein Ctc, with product MKSITIKGSKRESVGKKATQALRNAGMVPCVVYGGDEPISFSANEIAFKDLIYTPNVHTVVIELGGEKIQAILQDIQFHPVTDRILHIDFYEIFDDKEVTMEIPVRTVGNSRGVRSGGVLRIVTRRLRIKALPANLPDYIEADITDMRIGNKMYIGAVESENYKIMHPDNTVICQIRTSRTAIADEVEDEDAETAEGAEGEEVPATETDDVAAVKE from the coding sequence ATGAAATCTATTACAATCAAAGGATCAAAAAGAGAAAGCGTGGGCAAAAAAGCAACACAGGCCTTACGTAATGCTGGAATGGTTCCTTGCGTAGTTTACGGAGGGGATGAGCCAATTAGCTTTTCAGCAAATGAAATTGCATTCAAGGACTTAATTTACACCCCAAACGTACACACAGTTGTAATTGAACTTGGCGGCGAAAAAATTCAGGCCATTCTACAGGATATCCAATTCCATCCTGTTACAGACCGAATTCTTCACATCGATTTTTATGAAATTTTCGATGATAAGGAAGTTACTATGGAAATTCCAGTTAGAACTGTAGGTAATTCTCGTGGCGTTAGAAGCGGTGGGGTTTTAAGAATCGTTACAAGAAGACTCCGTATTAAGGCATTGCCTGCAAATCTTCCTGATTATATTGAAGCTGACATTACTGATATGCGAATTGGAAACAAAATGTATATTGGAGCTGTCGAAAGCGAAAACTACAAAATAATGCATCCAGACAACACTGTTATCTGTCAAATAAGAACTTCTCGTACGGCTATTGCTGATGAAGTTGAAGATGAAGATGCAGAAACAGCTGAAGGTGCGGAAGGCGAAGAAGTTCCCGCAACTGAGACTGATGACGTAGCAGCAGTAAAAGAATAA
- the rsmI gene encoding 16S rRNA (cytidine(1402)-2'-O)-methyltransferase, whose protein sequence is MGKLYVVPTPIGNLKDITFRAVEVLKEVDLILAEDTRTSGKLLKHYEIPTQMHSHHMHNEHKTVDGIVKRIQEGENIALISDAGTPAISDPGFLLTRACIEAGIEVDCLPGATAFVPALVNSGFPNDKFVFEGFLPVKKGRQTRFKSLAEETRTVILYESPHKLLKTLPQIIEFFGAERQISVSREISKIHEETIRGSAEEVLKHFENKPPKGEIVIVIAGKK, encoded by the coding sequence ATGGGAAAACTCTATGTCGTGCCAACACCCATCGGCAATTTGAAGGACATTACTTTCCGTGCCGTGGAAGTTTTAAAAGAAGTAGATTTAATTCTGGCGGAGGACACCCGCACTAGTGGAAAATTGCTCAAGCATTATGAAATTCCTACACAGATGCATTCGCACCATATGCATAATGAACACAAAACGGTGGATGGCATTGTAAAACGCATACAGGAGGGAGAAAATATTGCTCTTATCAGTGATGCGGGAACGCCGGCAATTAGTGATCCCGGGTTTCTGTTAACAAGAGCCTGTATTGAAGCAGGAATAGAAGTAGATTGTTTACCGGGAGCTACGGCGTTTGTACCGGCCTTGGTAAATAGTGGTTTTCCAAACGATAAATTTGTTTTTGAAGGTTTTTTACCCGTAAAAAAGGGGAGACAGACACGATTTAAAAGTTTAGCCGAAGAAACCCGAACGGTAATCCTCTATGAATCTCCTCATAAACTACTAAAAACCTTACCCCAAATAATTGAATTTTTCGGAGCAGAGAGACAAATATCCGTTTCACGGGAAATTTCAAAAATTCACGAAGAGACCATCCGCGGCAGTGCAGAAGAGGTTTTAAAACACTTTGAAAATAAGCCTCCAAAAGGAGAGATCGTTATTGTGATCGCAGGAAAGAAATGA